Proteins from a single region of Pseudopedobacter saltans DSM 12145:
- a CDS encoding 3-keto-disaccharide hydrolase, giving the protein MKNFLFLLSMIFVTSSCSAQKTNSQWENLSSPDKWHTYGKNEVTKAWQFENGVLYFNSKITDKSQKGNLITNEAFENFHLQLEWKISQKGNSGVIFLVNEDISKYKEPYLTGPEMQVLDNDGHPDGKIFKHRAGDLYDLTPCKRETVKPVGEWNKAEIILKNAKLTFILNGEKVVETTMWDDAWNKMVAESKFKAMPDFAKYKQGKIALQDHGNDVWYRNIRIKRL; this is encoded by the coding sequence ATGAAGAATTTTTTGTTCTTGCTTTCTATGATATTTGTGACCAGCTCTTGTAGCGCACAAAAAACTAATTCCCAATGGGAAAACTTGTCAAGTCCGGATAAATGGCATACTTATGGCAAAAACGAAGTGACAAAAGCCTGGCAGTTTGAAAATGGTGTCTTATATTTCAATTCTAAGATTACGGACAAATCTCAGAAAGGCAATTTGATAACAAACGAAGCGTTTGAAAATTTTCATTTACAGTTAGAGTGGAAGATTTCACAAAAAGGCAATAGCGGAGTTATATTTTTGGTTAACGAAGATATTTCGAAATATAAAGAACCTTATTTAACAGGGCCGGAAATGCAGGTGCTGGATAATGATGGGCACCCTGATGGTAAAATATTTAAACACCGGGCAGGTGACTTATATGACTTAACTCCATGTAAACGTGAAACAGTAAAGCCTGTTGGAGAATGGAATAAAGCTGAAATCATATTGAAAAACGCCAAACTTACTTTTATTCTAAACGGAGAGAAAGTTGTCGAAACAACAATGTGGGATGACGCCTGGAACAAAATGGTTGCAGAAAGTAAATTTAAAGCTATGCCGGACTTTGCAAAGTATAAACAAGGTAAAATCGCTTTACAGGACCATGGTAACGATGTCTGGTATAGAAATATCAGAATTAAAAGATTGTAG
- a CDS encoding nucleoside permease, whose protein sequence is MTSINRIKLSFMMFLEFFIWGAWFVTLGTFLGSNLNAGGSQIAAAFSTQSFGAIIAPFIIGLIADRYFNAERILGVLHLVGAFLMYQMFNSQDFAAFYPYVFAYMVVYMPTLALVNSVSFNQMSDPEKEFSNIRVWGTIGWIAAGLTISYVFHWDSAESISSGFLKNTFMMAGIASLILGLFSFTLPRTPPKANKEEKISIAGILGLDALNLLKSRDFLVFFISSILICIPLAFYYQNANPFLTNVGLENPTGKMTIGQISEAFFLLLLPIFFKKFGFKKTLMAGMLAWVLRYALFAYGDAGSASWMLILGIALHGICYDFFFVSGQIYTNARAGEHVKSAAQGLITLATYGVGMLIGFWVAGMVTDNYKITDGSFNWNMIWLIPAGIAAVVLLLFAVTFREKKEKISGV, encoded by the coding sequence ATGACAAGTATTAATCGTATCAAACTATCATTTATGATGTTCCTCGAGTTTTTCATCTGGGGAGCATGGTTCGTAACATTAGGGACTTTTTTGGGTAGTAATTTAAACGCTGGTGGCTCGCAGATAGCAGCAGCTTTTTCTACACAATCTTTTGGTGCTATAATAGCCCCATTTATTATCGGCTTAATAGCAGACAGATATTTCAATGCCGAAAGAATATTAGGTGTTTTACATTTGGTTGGAGCCTTTCTGATGTATCAGATGTTCAATTCGCAAGATTTTGCTGCTTTCTATCCTTATGTATTTGCCTATATGGTGGTTTATATGCCAACTTTAGCTTTGGTAAATTCTGTGTCATTTAATCAGATGAGCGATCCGGAGAAGGAATTCTCAAATATAAGAGTTTGGGGTACAATAGGCTGGATAGCTGCCGGACTAACAATCAGTTATGTTTTTCATTGGGATTCGGCCGAAAGTATATCATCCGGCTTTCTGAAAAATACATTTATGATGGCGGGTATAGCATCGTTAATACTAGGCTTATTTAGCTTTACTTTACCAAGAACGCCACCAAAAGCTAATAAAGAAGAAAAGATAAGTATAGCTGGAATATTAGGTTTGGATGCTTTGAATTTATTGAAAAGCAGGGACTTCCTGGTTTTTTTTATCTCATCAATTCTTATCTGTATACCGCTGGCCTTTTATTATCAAAATGCAAACCCATTTTTAACCAATGTAGGACTGGAAAATCCAACCGGAAAAATGACAATAGGGCAAATATCCGAGGCGTTTTTCTTATTGTTGCTTCCTATATTCTTTAAAAAATTCGGTTTTAAGAAAACCTTAATGGCCGGTATGCTGGCCTGGGTATTAAGGTATGCGCTTTTTGCTTATGGCGATGCAGGTTCAGCTTCCTGGATGTTAATCTTAGGTATTGCATTGCATGGTATCTGTTATGATTTCTTTTTTGTATCGGGACAGATATATACTAATGCAAGAGCTGGCGAGCATGTGAAAAGTGCTGCACAAGGATTAATAACCCTTGCAACTTATGGTGTAGGGATGTTAATTGGATTCTGGGTGGCTGGAATGGTGACAGATAATTATAAAATAACGGATGGTTCCTTTAATTGGAACATGATCTGGTTAATTCCGGCAGGTATCGCTGCAGTGGTTCTATTGTTATTTGCAGTTACATTCAGAGAAAAGAAGGAAAAAATATCTGGTGTTTAG